From Erigeron canadensis isolate Cc75 chromosome 5, C_canadensis_v1, whole genome shotgun sequence:
TCTAGATAACTAAAAAAAAGCTGTCCAGAATTTGATTGGATGTCCTTAAAAATGCTGGTCAAGGTTCGGGCTGAGTTTTTAACCAAGACCAAAAGTACTAGAGATGGCAATTTCGATTCGTTTTCTTATAAATGTGTTTAACTGGGGTAATATTCAatttcaaatgggtcaaacagataataaaaatatgaagtaACATCATATTGAAAGGAAATGTATCAGACGTCCAGGGTGTATATTAAaagcataaaacctcctaaatcattcattcagaaagttaaaaatatttattactGCTCTAATCCTAGTTGACATacatacattaattaaaaaaatcaatattttggCCTCAATATGTTACAGACCAAATTAAAACGACCCGTGACCGATTACCCAGCCCACCAAATTATAGCTCTCTAATCAAGACGGTCTCATCACCTGGACTTTCTCCCtaaattattttgaaaaggtaAACACAACTTGCATATCCATCAGAGAATCGGTGATCCCTCGAGAGTGTTTATAGGTTTCGAAAAAGTAAAAGTTTGACACGTgtttatccaaaaaaaataattgcaGCAGAACATGTAATCACATTcctgtgattattaatgtaaaaaatagAACATACACTGCCACAGGCTGACTGCGGATTTTCAAGCTGGTCCATGGTGACTCccaacttttgtactttttccTCTTGTTCGGCGCGTCCACAAACACAGTTCTTGCATGCTTTCTTTGTTTTTCCAACTTCACAATCCCCAACTGCAAAAGCACAATAAAATGTGCGATAAGAAACAAAATGATAACAAACTTACATGTACATCTATTGATTGGTAATGTCAAGCAAAGGCCGACTTATGTTGCACATGAAGTTTGATTTTGCCTATACAGTACTGGTTGACAAAATGGTTTTTCCTAACTTACTCTTTGGTAAGATACTTGATCAAATTGTAACACTTGTACATCATTGCTTTTTTAACTTAATGGACATGTAATTAAACTTCAAAACATATAACCTTCATCCAGAAATTTTGAATCAACAACTTCATAATATAGATTTCTTAGTTGCTGGTTAATCTGTTAATGAGTTAATGGTTCTTATTTGTCACATTTGTATagataacaaaaatattttgtaaCATTGTCGATCTAATGATAAGGATATACCAGTTACAAAAAGTTTGTATCTAGTAGAATCAtgaagtatttatatatagtcaatCACAATGCCATCtagatttattttgtttattaatacctgaaatgtaatgtttttatcaCAAGATATGCATTAAATTAAACCTATCTACATTTCATATAACTAATgataaaatcaaacaaattttgtttgtttttgaaaaagctGATAATGATTATCCTTCGATTTTTGGCGGGCATAATCCCTTCTCTTATGTTTTCCCTCAAATTGCACTCCTATAAATATTAGATACCATCCATTCATCAATCCCATCATCTATGTGCTACAACTTTTACTAAAACATGCTTTGTATTGTGACATCAAAAAACCCAATCAGTATAGCTAATATCTCTCTGGTATTCTGGTTGATGTTATTAATGGTGAGAGAGACTTTGGCATATGAACATCAAGAAAATCCGTTGGGGAAACAGACATAGGAAGAATCCAGAAACTGTTGTCATTGGCAACAGTTTTTAGATTGTTGCAATATGTATGTTTCCACAAAATGATCTTAACCTATCTATGCCAATACTGAAGACTGTCTCAACATGAATAGCATCAACCAAAGAGAAATTCCCTTCACTCGACATGTGGATTGGTTTTTTGAGTTCACCATACAAAATACTTTCATGCcaatccaaaatcaagagaCAAGTATCATCAGCTTTTTTGAAGTAAAAAATCGATGAACTGGGATTCTGATGCATATGGATAAAAATAATCTCTACCAATATACCCTTCCACCCTCTATCTCTTCATTCTGCTTCATGAAAAATCAATTTGTAATTTTCCAATACATAACTGAAACCATTCAACCAAGAAAATTCACTTCTACGGTTCTACTTTCTAAGCACTGACTCCTTAGTGATCAAGGTGATTAGActtgtgaaaaatgagaaatcaATACACAAAAACAATTATGTTTGATTTAAGTTGGAgattaaatttatgatttacAAGTTTCAATGATTTCTATTACATTCTTTATTCAGTTTAAGGATTAAGCTGAAACCAACTGAGCTCATTCAGTCCAGGAACCCAACCTATGAGTGCCCCAAATGGCGTTCAGTTATTCATCTCATATTATactagtgtgtgtgtgtgtgtgtgtgcgcgcaaTCAACAATTAAGTTTTGGTCCATCTGATAATCTACTTAGGTTAAAGCTCAGGGTTGATTAAAAAAAGGACAATCAAACATTTAACTTAAAACTAAATGCCTACTGATCGGTCCTGTAATGATATTGGTCCAAAAAATTACCCACTTTGTTCCTATGAAGAGCGCTCTATATACTTTAGCGACAAGCAAACATTATTACTATGTACCTGTTAATCTAACCATATTCAGAAACTCAATTGTAATGGACTTACTAGGTAGGAGCTCAGGCTTCTTCAAATCCTCTTCAGATAAGAGACTATCCTCATCAATAAGATCCATATCATCATTAACCAGAACTTTTGGTAAAGTTTTCACCGGCTTCTTAAGTGAAAAAGATGAACCAATCTTCCATGAAGGTTTCTTTCCCTTAACCTGTTGATAAGAAAAACAACCCATTCAGATGCTATACAGTGATTTCTCGAATTCCCAGCTGCAGAAGAGGACGAGAAAAGAAATCTTTAAGACTCCCCCCCCCCTCGCGTCTTTTTAACATTTACTATAAAGTGACAAAAGATAGTTAGATAATGATGTCATATTTCTTGGCTGTAAATGTGGTACGATGGGAGGGTTTGGTAATGGGTTCGCAAGCACCTGTTTGTCTGAATAGCAAAATTTACAATGTTATGCAATATAAATAATCCTTAGGTGACTTTCAACCCGTTTGACCCATTCCCATTTGGCCGAAAACTTATATATGATCTGATTGAGATACAACAGAACCCAAATCAACCAATTTACAAAATAAGACAAAATGGTCCCAACATGGCTGTAATAAATTCGGTGATAACTGAATAGTTTTGCTTACCCCAAAAGACTGTAGACCTTCAGACAATACCTCTGCCATCCGAACAACCTCAATATCAGAAAATCCTGCAACTAATAACTTGCGCTCCAGGGAAGATGTTGCCTGCAAACCAGTGAGAGAGATTAATACTCAAACCCGACTGCACATTGACTGTAAGAAGACAAATTTCTTACATTCTCTTTGGCAGCATCAAGAGTTTGATGAACAAATATTTCTCCACCGGGCttcaaaacccgtgaaagatcCTCAAACAACTTTCCACTCGGAAAATCTTGTGATCTACCCATTGATACAATAAAATCCACAGACGATGTGTCCATTGGCAAAGAACCTATTATTCATCAAATTGAACCGTAAGAAACTTGAAAAACGTAAATGGATATAACTACATAAGCTACATATCAAGTCGTATGAGATAATGTAGTATTGAAAAGTGAAATAAGAATAGTACTAAGTGATGAAGCTTGTGTGACGATTAGCGGATTGATTTTGTCAGCTGCTTCCTTCTTCACCATTCTTACAGCATTTAGCACTTCATGAAGAGGCATCATCACATTCTCGATAAGTGCTAGCACACTACCTTCAAACCCTTGTGTGGCCTacaaatttttaacaaaaaaacgcGTGTGGTGATTACCTAAACCGACCCTATAAAAAGCTCTATCTTGCGACTACGCGAGTCTAGCTGATATAATGAAACTAACTAAACAGTTTGTTGCAGAAAACAGGGCACTTTATCAATATGGAATTTTCAAGGGCaatttgaaaaacagaaaacgtgTACTTTtacggaaaaa
This genomic window contains:
- the LOC122600206 gene encoding anamorsin homolog produces the protein MATQGFEGSVLALIENVMMPLHEVLNAVRMVKKEAADKINPLIVTQASSLSSLPMDTSSVDFIVSMGRSQDFPSGKLFEDLSRVLKPGGEIFVHQTLDAAKENATSSLERKLLVAGFSDIEVVRMAEVLSEGLQSFGVKGKKPSWKIGSSFSLKKPVKTLPKVLVNDDMDLIDEDSLLSEEDLKKPELLPIGDCEVGKTKKACKNCVCGRAEQEEKVQKLGVTMDQLENPQSACGSCGLGDAFRCNTCPYKGLPPFKLGEKVTLSNNFLAADI